The Paraburkholderia hospita DNA segment AGCAGGTGATCGATCTGTTTCTCGAAGAAGAATCGCAACATCTGGCCATGCTGATGGATTTCATCGGCAAGCCGGTTTCGTTGCAGGTCGAGTCGAATCTGAGTCAGGAGCAGTACGATATTGTGCTGATGTAATTCGCCACCCTCTCCCGCACACCTCTGATGGCACGCCGTTTGCTGTTAGAGCACCACACCGCACGCGGGAGGCGACATCCGCTCCGAACAATACGAATACAACGACGATCAGACAGCTCTACCTAACCCTTGCTACGACGGGCTTTACCGCCCGGCGTCTCACGAGAAAAGCGCGTTACCGAAGCGATCTGCGGCGGGCCTGCTGACCTTCAGCATCGCATGGCTTTTCGGCCTCGAAGCGCTGCTTTCCGACGACGAAAACTGACTCACCAATGCAACCCGCATCGCGAGGCCATACGAAATTTCAATGACTTCCGTGTAGAGGTTACAGAGATTGATCGGCCACGGCGTCCCGAAGGTGTACGGCGCATGACGAAACCGCCGCCCGCCCTGTTCCGGCAAATCAACTAGACTTTCGATATGCAGTTGCAATAGACGGAGGCAGCCATGGCTGAATCAATGGTTGGCATCGTGGTCGGCATCGTCGTGCTGGCGGTCATCGCGACGCTGCTGTCGCATCAATTGCGGCGCGAGCACCACGCGCATCACATCCGCGACGGAATGTCGGGCCGTTACGACGGGCATCGCTGGTGGGAACGCCTGCGCCACCGGCACTGAATCTCCTTTCGCCGCCACATCGAATAGCGCCGCGCGCTGCGGCTCACGACACACGGCAAGCGTCGACGTCGCCCACATCGTCAGGCCGCCGACGCCCCGCCGCCCGCAAGGAGGCAATCATGCCCGACGAGGCCGCAACCCTGAACTGGCAAAAAGTCGACTATGAAGGCTTCGAGATTCACGTCGCGCCGTCACTGAAAGACGGCAGCGAGCGATACACGTATGTCGGCTACGTGTGCCATCCCGGCGCCGACCCGAAATCGCCCGGCCACACGGTGACGTTTCACGCGGACGGCGAAGAGTCGTTCAAGACACTCGACGATGCGACCTATGAAGCCGTGCACGTCGGCAAGAGCATCGTCGAAGGCACGCATCCGGATCTGTCGGTGCTGTCGCTGGTGACGAGCGGCGTCTGAGCCAGGTCGAACTCGTCTTACTGTCCTAGAGGCGCTCCTACGCCTGCGAAGGCGCGCCTCTACGGCAACTCAAGAAAATGCCGATGAGGAAGATAAACAGATTGCCTTCGGTAAAGTTGAGCAACAGCGAGTTCGCAAAGCATCCGATCGTAAAAGCGAACAGATAAGCGAACACGATCGTGCGCGCAGGCTCGCTCAATTCGATCGCGGTCCGACCGATCTGCACGAGCAGGAACACGAATAGCGCAATGCCGACAGCGCCCAGCTGAATACCCATCAGCAGAAATTCGTTGTGCGGATTGCCCGCCGTGGCCGCGGCGGCGCCCGTGTTGTTGCGCGCGTATGCGTCGAACTCGTCCTGCACGGTACCCACGCCGTGGCCGATGATCGGGCGCTCGGCCAACAATTCGAGGCTGCGCCGGTAGAACACGATGCGCACGCCCATCGACGTGTTCTTGTTGGACGTTTCGTATGCGCTGATTTCGTCGTTCGTTTCCGCGAGCCGCGAACCGTGCGAATGCAGCGCCGCGTACACGAGCCCGCCCGCAATGGCCACCAGCACGACGCCGCTCCCCCACCGCACCCACGGCTTCACGCCGCGCAGCGACGTAAAGTACGTCACGACGTAAATCAGGATGAAGAGAATCGCGATGATCTGCCCCGTGCGCCCCTGCATCATCAGCAGCACGTTGACGATGGCCAGCAGCGCGACGACATAGAGCGCCATCTTCGCGGTCCGTGCGCGCGCCTGCTTCGCGAAGTTCAGCGCCAGATAGAACAGCAGCGCCATCATGATGCCCGCGGCGATATGGTCCTTGAAGACCCACGCCCTGCGGATCGGATCGGTATTCGAGTGCCACGAGCCAATGGACGTCCAGCCGAAGTAATTCGAGCATGACAACAGCAGCAAAAGCGTCAACGCGCTGAACAGCGCCCACTTCGCAGCCGTCGTCCACGCGGTCGTGCGGCAATCGCGGAACGTCAGGATCAGCAGCGGCAGATAGATCAGCTTGCGGTACTTCATCAGGAAGTCCAGCGCATGCACGCGATCCGCCGTCGTCCACGCAAGGCTCAGCGTCAGCACGGCGACGAGCAGCAGCGCCGCGACGCTCACCCGGTCGGTGAACAGCGAGCGCCAGTTGCGCCACACTTCGGGCGACAGCAGCGCGCACACCGCAAACAGCGTCGCCGCGATATTGACGCCCGCCGTCGACAACGGCACGGCAAACAGCGCGATGAGCGCGAAACTTCGCGCAAGGATCAGGGGATACGAATCTCTTGTAGCGTGTTGCATGTATGCTTCAACTCTCATTGACGAAATGCGCTCGCGTAGCCTCGGACCAAGGGCTCGCTGCGTCGATGGCCCGGTTTTCGTCGGCCGGTGCCTTTTGTTGATCTTTGCTGATCCTGCCTGCTTCTGCCTGCGTCCGTGCCCGGCTACGGGTCACGCCATCGCCATCATCTCATGGCCACCATGCGATTTGGTTTCACGCCTGCGCGCCACGCAAGCGGCGGTAAGGCGCGGAAAGTCATCGCGTGGCGCCGCGCAGATAGAACGCGGTGCGGGCATCGAGCGCCTCCGGGGAATACAGTTTCTCGACAGTCCTGCGCGCGGCCGCGCCGATCTTGGCTCGCAACGCCGGCTGCGCGATCAGTTCAGAGAGTATCGCCAGCGCTTCGTCCGACGTATCGAACAGATAGCCGTTCTCGCCATGCCGGACGACATCCGCGTAGCCGCCGTGCCGGTGACACACGACGGGCAAACCGCACGCCATCGCCTCGAGCACCACGCGGCCGAACGTCTCGACGTGTTCGCCCGTACGGTAGTAGAAGATATCGAGCTCGTGCAGAAAGTCCGGCGCGGCCATCGCGCCTTCGGGCAACAGACGGATCGCGTCGTCTTGCGGCAATGCCCCCGCCAGCGTCGTCGCGCCTTGCAGCAGCAGCTTGCAGCCGCGCTCAGCGAGCGTCCTGTACACGGCGATATCGTCGGAATGATGTTTGTCGGCCGTATCGCGGCTTAGACGGCCGATTACCGGCTGCGCGCGCGTTTCAGGCGCGCGCGGCGCAAAGCGGCCGATATCGATCGGCGACGGCTGGATCTCGCCCTTCACGCCGAGCAGTCTCGACTGAAACGCGGAAATCAGCACGAACTCAGTCGCGGGCCAGCGCAACAGCGGCGGCGGCGCCGATGTCAGCTCGAGCAGCTTCGGATGAAACGTGTTGAACACGTACACGAGCCGCTCGGGACGGCCCGCAAAATACGGCCACGCACGGTTGCGCCAATGCGCGCCGACGAACACATACGTGCCCCCGCGCGGCACGCTGGCCTTGAGCGGCGCGAGCCGGCGGATCGGATAGGCCGCCGACAGTTCGTCCGACGTCCGCGACGACGTGCTCCAGAGCTGCACGTCGCCCTTGCCGTGCAGCAACTCGTACAGGCGCAGTGCCTCCTGCTCGCTGCCGCCGTTCGGATTGTGAAAGCCGTTGAAGATGTGAATCATGCCAACTGTCTGAATGGTCGCCGGCTGCGTCGCACGCATCGCAGCGGCGGGCGCGCCCGCGTGCGGCCCAGGGCCGCGCGGGCGTTCTATTGTGGGGTCACGCGGTCGTCACGCCGCATGCTGCTGGAACTGGATGCGATGCAGATGCGCGTACATCCCGTTCTGCGCGAGCAGCTCGCGATGGCTGCCCCGCTCGACGATGCGCCCCGCGTCGAGCACGAGGATGCGGTCCGCGCGCTCGATGGTCGACAGCCGATGCGCGATCACGAGCGTCGTGCGGCCCTTCATCAGCGTTTCGAGCGCGGCCTGCACGTGGCGCTCGGATTCGGAATCGAGTGCGGATGTGGCTTCGTCGAGAATCAGGATGGGCGCGTCCTTGTAGACCGCGCGCGCGATCGCGAGACGCTGACGCTGGCCGCCCGACAGCATCATGCCGTTGTCGCCGATCAGCGTCTCGATGCCGTTCGGCATCGCGGCCACGGTGTCCCACAGATTGGCCGCATGCAAAGCCGCCTTCACGCGTTCCGCGTCCGCGGGCTGTCCGTAGGCGACGTTGTTCGCGATCGTGTCGTTGAACAGCACGACGTCCTGGCTCACCATCGCGATCTGGCTGCGCAATTCATGAATGCCGTACTCCGGCAACGCGACGCCGTCGACAAGCACCTGCCCGCCGCTCGGATCGAAGAAGCGCGGCAGCAGGTTCACCAGCGTCGTCTTGCCGCTGCCCGACGGGCCGGCCAGCGCGACCATTTCGCCGGGCGCGACCTTGAACGACACGCTATCGAGCGTTTGCCGCTGCATCGGACCACTCGCGCCGTACCTGAACGACACGTCGCGGAACTCGACCTCGCCCTTCGAGCGCTCCAGTTTGAGCCCGCCGCCCGGCGGCTCCGACGGCTCGTCGATCAGTCCGAAGATCAGTTCGGCCGCCGTCATCCCGCGTTGCAACGGTTGATTCACGTCCATCAGATGCTTGAGCGGTGAAATGATCAGCAGCATCGACGTGACGAACGCGACAAAGCCGCCGACCGTCGTCTGGTCGTGCGACGACTGCACGACGGCAATCGTGATCACGACAGCGAGCGCGATCGACGCGAGAAACTGCGTCAGCGGCTGCGCAAGACCGCCCGATACCGTCATGCGCATCGAATAGCCGCGCAGCTGCTTGCTCATCTCCGTGAAACGGTCGATCTCGTACTGCTCGCCGTTGTGCACCTTGACGACCTTGTAGCCGCCCACCGTCTCCTCGACGATATAGGACAGCTCGTTGGTCAGCGTCTGGTGCTCGCGGTTCAGGCGGCGCAGCCGGCGGTTGATTTTGCCCACCAGCCAGCCGATACCCGGCAGCAGCACCGCGACGATCAGCGTCAGGCGCCAGTTCAGATAGAACAGATAGCCGAGCAGGAACACGACCGTCAGCGAATCGCGCACGAGCGTCACCATCACGCCGATCAGCACGTTCAGGATCTGGTTGACCTCGAAGACGATCGCGTTGATGACCGTGCTGGCCGTCTCACGCTGAAAGAACGAAACACTGCTGTGAATCATCCGGTTGAACATGGTCAGCCGCAGATCCAGCAGGATGCGGTTCGACACGTAGGAAAGAAGGTAGCCCGACGCATACTGCGTGACGCCCCGCAGCAGCGCGAGGCCGATTATGGCGAGCGGCACGAACCATTTCGCGCTGTCGCTGCTGTGCGTGCCGAAGCCGTGGTCGAGCAGCGGCTTGAGCAGTGCGGGAATCCCCGCCTCGGTGGCGGCGACGACGCCCATCGTGAGGATGGCGGCGACAACGGTCCAGATGAGCGGCTTCACATACGGCCACAGCCGGCGCAGGACGACCATGGTCGATGTGGCTTCACCGGAGCCGATGGGCTTGCTTAACGTTGGCTTGGCGCTCAAGAGTTCCTCTGGGAATGCGGGCGCGCTTCAGCACCCGTGGGCCGCCCCTCGGGCGGATTGCAAATGCGACATTGTAAACCGTTCGGCATGCCATCCCGACGCGGCTAAATGATTGGAAATCCACGCGTTTGCAGAATTTCCCGGCGCGGCGCGGGCGAGACGGTCCGACGCGCCCGCTCGTCAACGGTTTGTGCCCTCGCCCGCTGTGCGCCGCCGTGCGCCGCTGTATATACTTGCGCAACTTTCGTTGGGCGACGGTGCCTCGGCAGCAGGCTGGGCGGACCGTGCGCCGTCCCTCCCGGCATCGATTCGCATGACACAACCCACACTCGGCGTCGCCCTCATCACGAAGAACGCCGCGCTCCGCCTCGACGAATGCCTGCGCGCCGTCGCATTCGCCGATGAGATCGTCGTCGTCGACGGCGGCAGCACCGATCGCACCGTCGAGATCGCCCGCGCACACGGCGCGCGCGTGCTCACGCACACCGATTGGCCAGGCTTCGGCCCGCAGAAGAACCGCGCGCTGGATGCGCTCGGAACGACCTGGGTGCTGTCGATCGATGCCGACGAGATCGTCACGCCGGAACTGGCCGTGTCGATTGCAGGCGTGCTCGCCGCGCCCGCCGCGGATGTCTATGCCATCGACCGCCTGTCCGCCTTCTGCGGACATTGGGTGCGCCACAGCGGCTGGTATCCCGACTGGATTCCGCGCCTCTTCAAGCGCGGCGCCGCGCGCTTCTCCGACGATCTCGTGCATGAGCGGCTCGTGTTTGAGTCGCCCGCGAAGCGGCTGGAAGGCAAGCTGATGCACCACTCGTACGAAGACTTCGAGACGGTGCTGCGCAAGCTCGACGCGTATTCGACGGCGGGCGCGCAACAGCGTCACGCGGCGGGTCAACGCGGCAGCTTCGGCAAGGCCGTCGCACGAGGCGCCTGGGCGTTCGTGCGAACCTATCTGTTGCGGCGTGGGTTTCTCGACGGTCGGGCGGGTTTCATGATCGCGATGTTCAATGCCGAAACTGTGTATTACCGGTTTCTGAAGCTTGCGCAACTCGGCCGCGAGGATGCTTCGGGTCGTTGAGCGCGGGCGGTTCGATTAATCAGGTTCGCTTAATCAGGTTCGGTGAATCAACACCGCCCGCCCGTCACGGTCGCCGGCATCAATACACGATCTCGATCGCGCTGCCTGAAAACTCGCTGCGCAACGCGGCGAGCAGTTCGTCCGTCGGCCTCACGCGCCATGCATCGCCAAGCCGTACCTCACCTTCCGCGTTGTCGCTGCGATAGACGATCTGTACGGCGAGGCCATTCGGCATCGGCGCGGATGGCCGCTGCCCGCGCCCGCCAGAATCGCCATTTCCACCGAAGCCGCCACGACCGCCGCCTCGGGCAGCGGGCGCCGGCGCAGCCACTTCCGCGTCTTCCGGCTTCGCGCGATAGGCTTCGAGCACGGAGCGCAACACCAGCGCATTCGCATTGCCGTTCATCTGCACCTTCACCGCCTGCGCGTAACGCGTGCGCGCGCGGCCGAGGTCCATCGGCGTATCGACCGTGAAACGGATGCCGCCCGTGAACGCGTCGTTACGCGCCTGACCTTGCACGACGAGCAGTTCGTCTTCCTTGAACAGCTGCTTGTGCGCCTCGAATTGCTCGTTGAAGACGGTCACCTCGCACTGGCCCGTGCCATCGTCGAGCAGCGCGATCAGCATCTTGCCGCGCTGGGTCATCTGCGTACGCAGCGACACGATCACGCCCGCCACCAGCTTGTCGCGCCCTTCCTTCAGTTCGCCGATCTTCTGACGCACGAAGCGGCGCACTTCGTCCTTGTAGGCGTCGAACAGATGGCCCGACAGGTAGAAGCCGAGCGCCGTCTTCTCTTCCTGCAAACGGCGCTTTTCCGGCCACGCGGGTTCGTCGATCAGTTCATGGCCTTGCGACGGCGCATCACCCATGTCGAACAGGCCCGCTTGCATCGCATTGGCGCTCGCCTGATCCGCGGCTTCCATTGCTAGCGACACCGACGCGATCAGTTGCGCGCGGTTCTCGTGCAGCGAATCGAACGCGCCTGCGCGAATCAGCGCTTCGACCGTGCGGCGATTGACGATGCGGCGATCGATCCGGTTGCAGAAATCGAAGATATCGATGAACAAACCTTCTTCGCGCGCGCGCAGGATTTCTTCGATCGCGTTCTGGCCGCTGCCCTTGATCGCGCCGAGACCGTAGCGGATCGTGCGCGAGCGCTTGCCGTCGGCTTCCGCGACCGGCTCGAAGCGGTACGCGGACATATTGATGTCGGGCGGCAGCACGGCCATCTTGTTCGCGAGGCAGTCTTCGAACAGGATCTTGACCTTGTCCGTGTCGTCCATCGCGAGCGACATATTGGCCGCCATGAATTCGGCGGGATGGTGCGCCTTGAGCCACGCGGTGTGGTACGCGAGCAGCGCATAGGCGGCCGCGTGCGACTTGTTGAAGCCGTAGCCCGCGAACTTCTCCATCAGGTCGAAGGTCTCGTCGGCCTTCTCGCGTGTCAGGCCGTTCTTCGCCGCACCTTCGGCGAAGATCTCGCGGTGCTTCGCCATCTCCTCGGGCTTCTTCTTGCCCATCGCGCGACGCAGCAGGTCGGCGCCGCCGAGCGAATAGCCGCCGATGATCTGCGCCATCTGCATCACCTGCTCCTGGTAGACCATGATGCCGTAGGTCTCTTTCAGAACAGGCTCGACGCGCGGGTCCGGATACTCCACCACTTCGCGGCCGTGCTTACGCGCGCAGAAGCTCGGAATCAGGTCCATCGGGCCCGGACGATACAACGCCACCAGCGCGATGATGTCCTCGAAGCGGTCGGGCTGCGCGTCCTTCAGCATGCCTTGCATGCCGCGGCTTTCCAGCTGGAACACGGCGACCGTGTTCGCTTTCTTGAGGATCGAGAACGACGCGGGGTCGTCGAGCGGCACTTGCGCGAGCGACCAGTTTTCCTTCGACGGATCGAGACGGCGAATATAGCGCTCGGCCCAGTCGAGAATGGTCAGCGTGGTCAGACCCAAGAAGTCGAACTTCACGAGGCCGACGGCTTCGACGTCATCCTTGTCGTACTGGCTCACGACGCCGCTTTCGTCGCCCTGCGTATAGAGCGGACAGAAATCCGTCAGCTTGCCGGGCGCGATCAGCACCCCGCCCGCGTGCATGCCGACGTTACGCGTCAAGCCTTCTACGCGCTGCGCGAGTTCGAGCAACTGATGCACTTCGTCTTCGTTGTCGAAGCGCTCCTGCAGCAGCGGCTCTTCCTTCATCGCGTCGGCGATCGTGACGTGCTTGCCGGGCTTGAACGGAATCAGCTTGGCGACGCCGTCCGTGAACATATAACCGAGATCGAGCACACGCCCGATATCGCGCACGGCCGCCTTCGCGGCCATCGTGCCGAACGTCGCGATCTGCGACACGGCGTCCGCGCCGTACTTCTCCTTCACGTACTGGATCACGCGATCGCGGCCGTGCTGGCAGAAGTCGATGTCGAAGTCGGGCATCGACACCCGCTCCGGATTCAGAAAACGTTCGAACAGCAGGTTGTAGCGCAGCGGATCGAGGTCGGTAATGCCAAGCGCGTACGCGACCAGCGAGCCCGCGCCCGAACCCCGGCCTGGCCCGACGGGCACGCCGTTGTTCTTCGCCCAGTTGATGAAGTCCGCGACGATCAGGAAGTAGCCGGGAAAGCCCATCTTGATGATCGTGCCGCATTCGAAGTCCAGCCGCGCGTAGTACGTTTCGCGCTGCGCGTCGCGTTCGGCCTGCTCCGGGAACAGTTGCTCGAGACGCTTTTCCAGCCCTTCTTTCGACAACTGCACCAGGTAGTCGTCGAGCGACATGCCGTCCGGCGTCGGGAACAGCGGCAGCTTGGGCTTACCGAGTTCGAGCGTCAGATTGCAGCGCTTCGCGATTTCGATCGTGTTCGCGACGGCCGACGGAATGTCCGCGAACAGCGCGACCATCTCGGCCTGCGTGCGGAAATACTGATCCGTCGTGAAGCGTTTCTGGCGACGCGGATTCGCGAGCATATCGCCTTCCGAAATACACACGCGCGCTTCGTGCGCGGTGAAGTCGTCCGGCGTCATGAACTGCAGCGGATGCGTGGCGACAACGGGCAGTTTCAGCGACGCCGCGAGCGCGACCGCCTGCTGCACATACGCCTCAACGCCGGGCTGGCCGCCGCGCTGCAGTTCGATATAGAAACCGTTCGGGAAGATCGTCGCCCAGCGCTGTGCGTTGCGCTTCGCGGCTTCTTCGTTGCCCGCCGCGAGCGCCATGCCGACGTCGCCATGCTGCGCACCCGACAGCGCGAGCAGCCCTTCGCCGAGCCCGCCTTCGAGCCACGCCGGTTCCACTTCCGCGCGCCCGCGATACTGGTTCGTCAGCCACGCCTTCGACAGTAGTTCGCAAAGATTCAGGTAGCCAGTCTTGTTTTTGACCAGCAGCAGAAGTCGCGAAGGCTTGTCGCGGTCGTCAGGATTCGTGATCCAGACATCGCAGCCGGCAATGGGTTTGACCCCTTTGCCACGGGCTTCCTGATAGAAACGGACGAGACCGAATGCATTGCCGAGATCGGTGAGCGCGAGCGCGCCCTGACCGTCTTTGGCAGCGGAATCGACGACGTCGTCGATACGCACGATGCCATCGGCAATCGAGAATTCGGAGTGAACGCGGAGATGGACGAAGCGGGGATCTGACATGGGCGACATTGTAACCCCGGCCTCCCGAAATTTTTCGGCCGACGCGCGCCCAAACCGCCCCATTGGCCACCCGACCAGAGACCCTTACGCGCGAGCCTTTGTCAATGGCCGCGAGCACGTGACGGAGTCGGTCATCCGGCTATTTCGACGCAGGTCAATATGCCGTCTGGCGGATTGCGGGCCAACTGTCAGGATGAGGGATAATACGCGTTCGAATCCATTTTTCTGCCGTACGCGTGCTGCGCCCGCCCTTGATGCGCGCGCCGCGTATGGCGCTTTATCGCTGGACCAGCATGAATATCCTGAACCTTTCGTCCTACCAGTTCGTGTCGCTCGACAAAACCGTCGAATGGCGGCCGCTCGTCACCGCGCGTTGCGACGAACTCGGCCTGCGCGGCACCATCCTGCTCGCGCCGGAGGGCATCAACCTGTTTATCGCCGGTGAGATTCCGCAAGTGCGCGAGTTCATCGACTACGTTCGCCACGATCCCCTGTTCGAAGGCAAGTTCGCCGAACTGCAATTCAAGGAAAGCCTGTCCGAGAAGCAGCCGTTTCGCCGCATGCTCGTCAAGCTCAAGCGCGAAATCATCACGATGAAAAAGCCGGCTATCCAGCCGGAACTGGGCCGCGCGCCGGCCATCGACGCCCGCACGCTGAAGGCATGGCTCGACCGCGGCCACGACGACGCAGGCCGCCCCGTCGTGATGCTCGACACACGCAACGCGTTCGAAGTCGATGTAGGCACGTTCGATAACGCGCTCGACTATCGGATCACGAAGTTCAGCGAATTCCCCGAAGTGATCGAGCAGAACCGCGCGGACCTCGAAGGCAAGACGGTCGTGTCGTTCTGCACGGGCGGCATCCGCTGCGAGAAGGCGGCCATCCACATGAAGGAAGTCGGCATCGACAACGTCTATCAGCTCGAGGGCGGCATCCTGAAGTATTTCGAGGAAGTGGGCGGCGCGCACTACAACGGCGAGTGCTTCGTGTTCGACTATCGCACCGCGCTCGACCCGAACCTGCAGCCCACAGCGACCGTGCAATGCTTCGGCTGCCGCGCCGTCGTCATGCCGGAAGACCAGAAGTCGCCGTTCTACGTGCCGGGCAAGACCTGCGCATCCTGTCATCCGGAAGCGCAGCGGCAGACCGATGCGGCGCACGCGGCGTAACCGCGTCGCGCGCATCGCGTCATCGTTGCCCGCATGAATCCACTTCGCATGAGCCGCGCCGTTGCGGCTCGTGACACCCTCGCATGACAACCGGCAGCGAACCCTATCGCGGCCGTTTCGCGCCGTCGCCCACGGGCCCGCTACACTTCGGCTCGCTGGTCAGCGCGCTGGCGAGCTGGCTCGATGCGCGCGCGCATCGCGGCGTGTGGCTCGTGCGCGTCGAGGACATCGACGGTCCGCGCACCGTACCTGGCGCAGCGGAAGATATTCTCGATACACTCGCTCGCTTCGGCATGGTGGCCGACGAGCCGCCCGTCTGGCAAAGCCGGCGCATGCCGCTCTACCAGCACGCGTTCGAGCGCCTGCAGGCCAAGGGCTTCGTTTATCCGTGCGGTTGCACGCGTAAGGAAATCGCCGATTCGCTCGTGCGCGTGCACGCGCGGCACACGACCCTCGCCTATCCCGGCACCTGCCGCAACGGCCTGAACGGCAAGCCTGCGCGCGCATGGCGTCTGCGTGTGCCGGACGGTGATGCCGCCATCGTGACGTTCGACGACGGCTGGCAAGGCCAGCAGACGCAGAACCTCGCCACCGAGGTCGGCGATTTCGTCCTGCGCCGCGCGGACGATCAATGGGCATATCAACTGGCCGTCGTCGTCGACGACGCGGATCAAGGCATCACGCACATCGTGCGCGGCGCGGACCTGCTCGATTCGACCGCGCGGCAGATCTATCTGCAACAGTGTCTGGGCGTGCCGACGCCCTCTTATCTGCATGTGCCCGTCGTGACGAATGCCGACGGCGAAAAGCTCAGCAAGCAGACGGGCGCATTGGCGCTAAGCGCGACGGACCCGCTCGTCGCACTGAACGACGCGGCGCTGCATCTTGGCCTGAAGCTGACGCAAGCAGCGACGTCGCTCGATACGTTCTATGAGGAAGCGATCGCTGCCTGGTCGGAGCGCGT contains these protein-coding regions:
- the gluQRS gene encoding tRNA glutamyl-Q(34) synthetase GluQRS, which encodes MTTGSEPYRGRFAPSPTGPLHFGSLVSALASWLDARAHRGVWLVRVEDIDGPRTVPGAAEDILDTLARFGMVADEPPVWQSRRMPLYQHAFERLQAKGFVYPCGCTRKEIADSLVRVHARHTTLAYPGTCRNGLNGKPARAWRLRVPDGDAAIVTFDDGWQGQQTQNLATEVGDFVLRRADDQWAYQLAVVVDDADQGITHIVRGADLLDSTARQIYLQQCLGVPTPSYLHVPVVTNADGEKLSKQTGALALSATDPLVALNDAALHLGLKLTQAATSLDTFYEEAIAAWSERVKR